A genome region from Anastrepha ludens isolate Willacy chromosome 3, idAnaLude1.1, whole genome shotgun sequence includes the following:
- the LOC128858539 gene encoding M-phase phosphoprotein 8 isoform X2, whose product MGRVHKKKIAEYAESAENENEQDEETKKGATVESNSDESDVEGVGEEDVEGKKKQSVGSATDDEQEDGSSGTGGKKGNKRKVASEKLIDENNDDLDSDDEPLNGGGGGGSSAKKGRKSAGVGKQKIAGKNGKVVGRRAKGKKAQAKSQAVAEEEEEGEEVYEVKDIVGHKVEQGVTYYLIRWKGYTKDDDTWEPEDTLSCPNIIDKYKNKQSASKSNKKSGVAAKKARPAKGELSTDPNKEWEVDKIIDYAEEKNQRIFRIRWKGFGPKHDTWEPEANLSCDEIIDKFMKRMKSQENVSFKELREEPKKTKRLVNETSPRTNYHNPIGRKSKRAVSKKRVYYGDSDE is encoded by the exons ATGGGTAGAGTGCATAAGAAGAAAATCGCAGAATATGCGGAATCTGCTGAAAATGAAAACGAACAAGATGAGGAAACTAAAAAGGGCGCCACGGTGGAGTCTAATAGCGACGAGTCGGATGTTGAAGGGGTTGGTGAAGAGGACgttgaaggaaagaaaaagcaAAGCGTT GGTAGCGCCACCGATGATGAACAGGAGGATGGTAGTAGCGGTACAGGCGGCAAGAAAGGTAATAAGCGTAAAGTGGCATCAGAGAAACTGATCGACGAAAACAATGATGATTTGGATAGTGACGATGAACCATTAAAtggtggcggcggcggcggcagtAGTGCAAAGAAAGGTCGAAAATCGGCTGGAGTTGGAAAACAGAAAATCGCCGGCAAAAATGGTAAAGTCGTTGGTAGGCGTGCCAAGGGCAAGAAGGCACAAGCTAAGTCTCAAGCAGTTGCGGAGGAAGAAGAGGAGGGGGAGGAAGTATATGAG gTTAAAGACATTGTGGGTCATAAGGTTGAACAAGGTGTTACTTACTACTTAATACGCTGGAAGGGCTACACTAAAGATGACGACACTTGGGAGCCTGAAGATACGCTATCATGTCCGAATATAAtagacaaatataaaaataag CAATCGGCCAGCAAATCGAACAAAAAAAGTGGTGTGGCCGCTAAGAAGGCACGCCCAGCAAAAGGAGAATTGTCGACTGACCCAAATAAAGAGTGGGAAGTTGATAAGATAATAGATTATGCCGAGGAGAAGAATCAACGTATTTTTCGTATACGTTGGAAGGGATTTGGACCGAAGCATGACACATGGGAGCCTGAAGCGAATTTATCATGCGACGAAATTATCGATAAATTCATGAAACGTATGAAATCACAAGAGAATGTATCATTCAAAGAACTTCGCGAAGAgccaaaaaagacaaaaaggctCGTTAACGAAACATCACCGCGTACAAATTATCATAATCCGATCGGACGCAAATCTAAGCGTGCAGTTTCAAAGAAGAG AGTTTACTATGGCGATAGCGATGAGTAA
- the LOC128858539 gene encoding chromodomain-helicase-DNA-binding protein 1 isoform X1: MGRVHKKKIAEYAESAENENEQDEETKKGATVESNSDESDVEGVGEEDVEGKKKQSVVRDQTRPEGNTDDEFHSVQGSATDDEQEDGSSGTGGKKGNKRKVASEKLIDENNDDLDSDDEPLNGGGGGGSSAKKGRKSAGVGKQKIAGKNGKVVGRRAKGKKAQAKSQAVAEEEEEGEEVYEVKDIVGHKVEQGVTYYLIRWKGYTKDDDTWEPEDTLSCPNIIDKYKNKQSASKSNKKSGVAAKKARPAKGELSTDPNKEWEVDKIIDYAEEKNQRIFRIRWKGFGPKHDTWEPEANLSCDEIIDKFMKRMKSQENVSFKELREEPKKTKRLVNETSPRTNYHNPIGRKSKRAVSKKRVYYGDSDE, from the exons ATGGGTAGAGTGCATAAGAAGAAAATCGCAGAATATGCGGAATCTGCTGAAAATGAAAACGAACAAGATGAGGAAACTAAAAAGGGCGCCACGGTGGAGTCTAATAGCGACGAGTCGGATGTTGAAGGGGTTGGTGAAGAGGACgttgaaggaaagaaaaagcaAAGCGTTGTAAGAGATCAAACACGTCCCGAAGGGAATACCGATGATGAATTCCATTCTGTACAGGGTAGCGCCACCGATGATGAACAGGAGGATGGTAGTAGCGGTACAGGCGGCAAGAAAGGTAATAAGCGTAAAGTGGCATCAGAGAAACTGATCGACGAAAACAATGATGATTTGGATAGTGACGATGAACCATTAAAtggtggcggcggcggcggcagtAGTGCAAAGAAAGGTCGAAAATCGGCTGGAGTTGGAAAACAGAAAATCGCCGGCAAAAATGGTAAAGTCGTTGGTAGGCGTGCCAAGGGCAAGAAGGCACAAGCTAAGTCTCAAGCAGTTGCGGAGGAAGAAGAGGAGGGGGAGGAAGTATATGAG gTTAAAGACATTGTGGGTCATAAGGTTGAACAAGGTGTTACTTACTACTTAATACGCTGGAAGGGCTACACTAAAGATGACGACACTTGGGAGCCTGAAGATACGCTATCATGTCCGAATATAAtagacaaatataaaaataag CAATCGGCCAGCAAATCGAACAAAAAAAGTGGTGTGGCCGCTAAGAAGGCACGCCCAGCAAAAGGAGAATTGTCGACTGACCCAAATAAAGAGTGGGAAGTTGATAAGATAATAGATTATGCCGAGGAGAAGAATCAACGTATTTTTCGTATACGTTGGAAGGGATTTGGACCGAAGCATGACACATGGGAGCCTGAAGCGAATTTATCATGCGACGAAATTATCGATAAATTCATGAAACGTATGAAATCACAAGAGAATGTATCATTCAAAGAACTTCGCGAAGAgccaaaaaagacaaaaaggctCGTTAACGAAACATCACCGCGTACAAATTATCATAATCCGATCGGACGCAAATCTAAGCGTGCAGTTTCAAAGAAGAG AGTTTACTATGGCGATAGCGATGAGTAA